GTTTTGGTAAAACTTTTGCAAATTTAATTAAGAAACCATTTATTGCTGTAAATCATTTAGAAGGTCATGCTTTAAGTCCTAGATTAAATTCAGGATTAGATTATCCGTATTTATTTTTGTTAATTTCAGGTGGACATTCTCAATTTTTAAATGTTCAAGGGCTCGGAGATTACAAAAGATTGGGCACTACTATAGATGATGCTTTAGGAGAAGCATTTGATAAAACTGCAAAATTATTAGGAATAGAATTTCCGGGAGGACCCAAAATTGAAGTTTTTGCTGATAAAGGAAATCCTGAAAGATATGAGCTGCCAAAGCCAATTATTAACAGAGGGGGTTGTAACTTATCATTTGCAGGCTTGAAGACAGCAGTTTTAAAAATATCAAAAAAAATAAAAACACAACAAGAGAAATTTGATTTAGCAGCCTCTTTTCAAAAAACTATAATAGAAATCCTCTATAAGAAAACAAAAACTGCTTTTTTAGAGTTCGAAAAACAAAATAACTTGAAAAAAAAAATTTTTGTTGTCGCTGGTGGTGTTGCAGCTAACAAAGAAATTAGATCAATGTTAATTAATCTATGTAAAGAAAAAAGTTATGAAAGCATATTTCCTCCAATAGAACTCTGTGGTGATAATGCAGCAATGATAGGAATGGTAGGTTTAGAAAAATTTAAATTAAAACAATTCAATCATTTAGATTATCCAGCAAAACCAAGAT
The DNA window shown above is from Candidatus Pelagibacter sp. RS39 and carries:
- the tsaD gene encoding tRNA (adenosine(37)-N6)-threonylcarbamoyltransferase complex transferase subunit TsaD, whose product is MNKKPLILGIETSCDETAASLISENDQGIPIILSNVISSQTEVHKNFGGVVPELAARSHLEKIDWIVQKALDESGKKIEEIDAVAATAGPGLVVCLSVGLSFGKTFANLIKKPFIAVNHLEGHALSPRLNSGLDYPYLFLLISGGHSQFLNVQGLGDYKRLGTTIDDALGEAFDKTAKLLGIEFPGGPKIEVFADKGNPERYELPKPIINRGGCNLSFAGLKTAVLKISKKIKTQQEKFDLAASFQKTIIEILYKKTKTAFLEFEKQNNLKKKIFVVAGGVAANKEIRSMLINLCKEKSYESIFPPIELCGDNAAMIGMVGLEKFKLKQFNHLDYPAKPRWPLDENANFLKGAGVKL